The following coding sequences lie in one bacterium genomic window:
- a CDS encoding LysM peptidoglycan-binding domain-containing protein, which translates to MLIALLLTLGSLIGCTASTQSGVRPRSAEFREKLDKISQPTNREKWSLARKAYTYALQAQKQNQSEEAAYFYEASLALLGEIDLASIDVEMHRVASFNRTVLESYDLFIADLKSLPAASGLVAVIEAGRVQHSGEEDEDDAPDEIEVYRPSEVTIARPELDIKPSKPMLPPVPVEINGQVRNQIHFFQTKGNKVMQRWMERSATLFPRMRPILREEGIPDELLYLSMIESGLNLNAYSYAHAAGLWQFIPGTGRIYGLHIDRSYDERRHVELATRAACAYLRKLYEEFGDWYLAMAAYNCGEGRVARDIKRCNTRDYWKMHRLPAQTRGYVPTYLAARLICENPGKYGFPPLPPERQFECEQIFVSGGYKLEDVARAAGHDPQTVRDLNPEYLKGIVPDRGQPMMVRLPGAAQESFDQDLASMPKTIIAPTSSHRVRKGDTLGKIASKYGTSVKAIMAMPENKRLKPHSLRVGQEIVIPVAEVRYAEAKAPSVKEAAKAKETKSTEVTQTTDRITYTVHKGESLGAISRRLGVSVDQICRENGISNPNKIQPGQKLKITVKGEAPRYADSPKSSSQSAQASKQVKRYYTVQSGDTVWSIAQAHGVDTQTIINLNRLSRKAAIYPGQRLIVSN; encoded by the coding sequence TTGCTGATAGCACTTCTTCTGACCCTTGGGTCCCTGATTGGCTGCACCGCCAGCACCCAATCCGGTGTTCGACCACGCAGCGCCGAGTTCCGCGAAAAGCTGGACAAAATTTCGCAGCCCACAAACCGCGAAAAGTGGAGCCTTGCTCGTAAGGCTTACACCTATGCGTTGCAGGCGCAGAAGCAGAATCAAAGCGAAGAGGCTGCATATTTCTACGAAGCATCGCTCGCTCTGCTTGGTGAAATTGACCTCGCTTCGATAGACGTCGAGATGCATCGTGTTGCAAGCTTCAATCGGACCGTGCTTGAGAGCTACGATCTGTTCATCGCCGACTTGAAGAGCCTGCCCGCAGCGAGCGGCTTGGTTGCGGTGATCGAGGCCGGACGCGTTCAACATTCCGGCGAAGAAGATGAAGATGATGCTCCCGATGAAATCGAAGTCTATCGTCCATCCGAAGTCACAATTGCCCGACCTGAACTTGACATAAAGCCCTCCAAGCCGATGCTCCCGCCTGTGCCGGTCGAGATCAACGGACAGGTGCGGAATCAGATTCACTTCTTCCAAACCAAGGGCAACAAGGTCATGCAGCGCTGGATGGAGCGGTCTGCGACGCTCTTTCCGCGAATGCGACCGATCCTCAGGGAAGAAGGCATTCCAGACGAATTGCTCTATCTTTCGATGATAGAGTCCGGTTTGAATCTGAATGCCTATTCATACGCGCATGCCGCCGGACTTTGGCAGTTCATTCCCGGAACGGGAAGAATCTACGGACTGCACATCGATCGTTCCTATGACGAGCGCCGTCATGTCGAGCTCGCGACCCGTGCCGCTTGCGCATATCTGCGCAAGCTTTACGAAGAATTTGGTGACTGGTATCTTGCAATGGCCGCCTACAATTGCGGCGAAGGTCGGGTAGCGCGTGACATCAAGCGTTGCAATACGCGAGACTACTGGAAGATGCATCGGTTGCCCGCTCAGACTCGAGGCTACGTTCCGACATATCTGGCTGCGCGCTTGATCTGTGAAAACCCCGGTAAGTACGGATTCCCGCCTTTGCCGCCCGAACGTCAGTTCGAATGTGAACAGATTTTCGTCAGCGGTGGCTATAAGCTGGAAGATGTGGCACGAGCGGCCGGACATGATCCACAAACTGTAAGAGATTTGAATCCCGAATACCTTAAAGGAATCGTCCCGGATCGCGGACAACCCATGATGGTGCGATTGCCGGGCGCGGCGCAGGAGTCGTTTGATCAAGATTTGGCATCGATGCCGAAGACGATTATCGCGCCGACATCGTCGCACCGCGTACGCAAGGGGGATACGCTTGGCAAAATCGCGTCCAAATATGGCACCTCCGTTAAGGCAATCATGGCCATGCCGGAGAACAAACGACTCAAGCCGCACTCGCTTCGAGTCGGACAAGAGATTGTGATTCCGGTCGCAGAAGTGCGCTACGCCGAAGCGAAGGCCCCGTCAGTCAAAGAGGCTGCCAAAGCCAAGGAAACAAAGTCCACTGAAGTTACGCAGACTACTGACCGCATTACGTATACCGTTCACAAGGGCGAATCGCTCGGAGCAATTTCACGCAGGCTTGGGGTTTCTGTTGATCAGATTTGCCGCGAGAATGGTATCAGCAACCCCAACAAGATTCAGCCCGGACAGAAACTGAAGATCACAGTCAAAGGCGAAGCGCCTCGCTATGCGGATTCTCCGAAGTCATCCAGTCAATCCGCTCAGGCGTCCAAACAAGTGAAACGCTATTACACTGTGCAAAGTGGAGACACAGTTTGGAGCATTGCTCAAGCTCATGGCGTCGACACTCAAACTATCATCAATCTTAATCGCTTGTCCCGCAAAGCAGCAATCTACCCGGGTCAAAGGCTAATCGTCAGTAACTGA
- a CDS encoding purine-nucleoside phosphorylase has protein sequence MSEILQQLDDTLSALKSKLDHIPEVGIILGTGLGGLAKEIEIAVTVDYQDVPHFVQSTVETHHGKLHFGTLGGKQVIAMQGRFHYYEGYTMQEITYPVRVMKALGCRAMLVSNACGCVNPLYKAGDLMIMDDHINLLGDNPLIGPNEDKLGPRFPDMSEPYSRRLIGIAEAVAMDLGIKVQRGTYVAVAGPNLETRAEYRMLRTMGADVVGMSTVPEVIVANHCGMEVFGMSIITDEGFADCLKPAVIEHILRNAAEAEPKMTKIMTGLIERL, from the coding sequence ATGAGTGAAATTCTCCAGCAACTTGATGATACTTTGTCGGCTTTGAAGTCGAAACTGGATCACATCCCGGAAGTCGGCATCATCCTGGGAACCGGGCTTGGCGGCTTGGCCAAAGAGATCGAAATTGCCGTGACTGTGGATTATCAAGACGTGCCGCACTTTGTTCAGTCCACAGTGGAGACTCACCACGGCAAGTTGCACTTTGGCACGTTGGGCGGTAAACAGGTGATAGCCATGCAGGGGCGCTTTCATTACTATGAAGGCTATACAATGCAGGAGATAACCTACCCTGTGCGCGTGATGAAAGCACTCGGCTGTCGTGCCATGCTGGTCTCAAATGCCTGTGGATGCGTAAATCCGCTTTACAAGGCGGGCGATCTGATGATTATGGATGATCACATCAATCTGCTCGGCGATAATCCGCTAATTGGACCGAACGAGGACAAGCTTGGGCCGCGCTTTCCGGATATGAGTGAGCCGTACTCTCGGCGTTTGATTGGGATCGCGGAAGCGGTCGCGATGGACCTTGGAATTAAGGTGCAGCGCGGTACGTATGTCGCGGTGGCAGGCCCGAATCTGGAAACACGCGCCGAGTATCGAATGCTGCGTACAATGGGAGCGGATGTGGTAGGCATGAGCACGGTACCTGAAGTTATCGTTGCCAATCACTGCGGCATGGAGGTATTCGGCATGTCCATTATCACCGACGAAGGCTTCGCCGACTGCCTGAAACCTGCGGTCATCGAGCACATTTTGAGAAATGCCGCCGAAGCTGAACCGAAAATGACCAAGATCATGACAGGGCTTATTGAGCGCCTCTGA
- a CDS encoding HU family DNA-binding protein, whose translation MGRTVTKQELVDRLADGVGLTRVETQAVVDGFLALVMEAVSEGDRVELRRFGIWKPVKRKGRSVRTPDGKHEVKIPDRVAAVFTPADEFRERMRQA comes from the coding sequence GTGGGCCGCACTGTAACCAAACAAGAACTGGTGGACCGCCTCGCCGATGGCGTCGGTCTTACCAGAGTCGAAACTCAAGCCGTCGTCGACGGCTTTTTGGCCCTTGTTATGGAGGCCGTTTCGGAGGGCGATCGAGTCGAGTTGCGCCGCTTTGGGATTTGGAAACCAGTTAAGCGAAAGGGCCGCAGCGTTCGGACGCCTGATGGAAAGCACGAAGTCAAGATACCCGATCGTGTTGCCGCCGTCTTCACTCCTGCAGATGAGTTCCGTGAACGGATGCGCCAAGCGTAA
- the ftsY gene encoding signal recognition particle-docking protein FtsY, with the protein MGLFNKLKQALTKTREAISDKLAAVFKPGRKLDKSLLQELEDVLLSADVGLETTEHLIARLQEAGRKAGPDADADTLLRQEVVALLREAEGREPAAGCPHVVLVVGVNGTGKTTSVGKLGKHAANQGKSVMFAAADTFRAAAIEQLKIWGERSGIHVIAGPQNGDSAAVAVDALQAAVSRGTEVLIVDTAGRLHNKVNLMQELEKVSRVLNKRHDGAPHEVLLVLDATTGQNGLNQAREFTRTAGVTGLILTKIDGTAKGGVALAIAHTMKIPIRYVGYGESLDDFDLFDAEKFAESLLGERTEAAANR; encoded by the coding sequence ATGGGACTGTTCAATAAACTCAAGCAAGCGCTAACAAAAACTCGCGAAGCGATTTCCGACAAGTTGGCGGCCGTTTTCAAGCCGGGCCGCAAGCTCGACAAGTCGCTGCTGCAAGAGCTTGAGGATGTCCTGCTCTCGGCGGATGTCGGACTTGAGACTACCGAGCATCTCATTGCGCGATTGCAGGAAGCCGGTCGCAAAGCCGGTCCGGATGCGGATGCGGATACGCTCCTGAGACAGGAAGTGGTCGCTCTACTGAGAGAGGCTGAGGGCCGTGAGCCTGCAGCAGGATGCCCGCATGTTGTGCTGGTCGTCGGAGTTAACGGTACGGGGAAGACAACGAGTGTCGGAAAACTGGGGAAACACGCGGCAAATCAGGGTAAATCGGTGATGTTTGCAGCGGCAGATACTTTTCGTGCAGCGGCAATCGAGCAGTTGAAAATTTGGGGTGAACGAAGCGGGATTCATGTCATTGCCGGACCGCAGAATGGCGACAGCGCCGCCGTCGCGGTGGATGCTTTGCAAGCTGCGGTAAGTCGCGGCACTGAGGTGCTGATTGTGGATACCGCGGGACGTTTGCACAATAAAGTCAACCTGATGCAGGAACTGGAAAAGGTTTCGCGCGTGCTTAACAAAAGGCACGATGGTGCGCCGCATGAAGTGTTGCTTGTGCTCGATGCGACGACTGGGCAGAACGGATTGAACCAAGCCCGCGAGTTTACCCGAACAGCAGGGGTTACAGGTTTGATTCTGACGAAAATCGACGGCACTGCAAAAGGTGGAGTCGCATTGGCCATCGCTCACACCATGAAAATTCCGATTCGCTATGTGGGATATGGGGAATCACTGGACGATTTTGACTTGTTTGACGCCGAGAAGTTTGCGGAGAGTTTGTTGGGTGAACGGACTGAAGCCGCCGCGAACCGATGA
- the xseB gene encoding exodeoxyribonuclease VII small subunit: protein MTAKAKKTESSVFVEPKNFEEALERLQSLVEELEAGDVSLEQSVQAFEEGQKLVVYCQNKLKAAETSLKELVEQSTSDSESPDDEE, encoded by the coding sequence ATGACCGCTAAAGCCAAGAAGACCGAATCATCCGTTTTTGTCGAGCCAAAGAACTTTGAAGAAGCATTAGAGCGTCTGCAAAGTTTGGTCGAGGAGCTCGAAGCTGGTGACGTGTCACTCGAACAATCCGTGCAGGCCTTTGAAGAGGGTCAGAAACTGGTTGTTTACTGCCAGAATAAGCTTAAGGCCGCCGAGACGTCACTGAAAGAGCTGGTTGAGCAGTCCACATCTGATTCCGAATCTCCAGACGATGAAGAGTAG
- a CDS encoding YggS family pyridoxal phosphate-dependent enzyme, translated as MSAATKSLITIFDRIKEASLRVGRDPAEVIIVGVTKGHSAEIVSKARALGLEHLGENRVQEAIEKYGNTEFLCSPSRPTLHLIGHLQTNKVRKAVQLFDSIDTVDSIATAEHLNQCASEISKRLRILIQVNTSGEAQKSGCTPDQAIPLAHAIKQLSNINLRGFMTIGPLEGDEQAIRASFRRLRQIRDLALLEPELKEATELSMGMSGDFEWAIEEGATEIRLGTVLWGPRLS; from the coding sequence ATGAGCGCTGCGACAAAGTCCCTAATTACAATATTTGACAGGATTAAGGAGGCAAGCCTCCGAGTGGGCCGCGACCCTGCCGAAGTTATTATTGTGGGAGTTACAAAGGGCCACTCGGCAGAAATTGTCAGCAAAGCGCGTGCCCTCGGCCTCGAACATCTTGGCGAAAATCGCGTACAGGAAGCTATTGAAAAATATGGAAATACGGAGTTTCTTTGTAGTCCATCACGACCTACGCTGCATCTCATAGGCCATCTGCAGACGAATAAGGTGCGCAAAGCCGTGCAGTTATTCGACAGCATAGACACTGTGGATTCGATCGCCACGGCAGAGCACCTGAATCAGTGTGCATCCGAAATTAGCAAACGATTGCGAATCCTCATACAGGTCAACACTTCGGGCGAAGCTCAGAAGTCAGGCTGCACGCCGGATCAAGCGATACCTCTTGCGCATGCTATTAAACAATTGTCAAATATAAATTTACGTGGATTTATGACGATTGGGCCTCTGGAGGGAGATGAACAGGCTATCCGTGCAAGTTTTCGCAGACTGAGACAAATCAGGGACTTGGCCTTGTTGGAACCCGAACTGAAAGAGGCTACCGAACTGTCCATGGGCATGAGTGGTGACTTTGAATGGGCCATCGAGGAGGGCGCGACGGAAATCCGGCTTGGTACTGTCCTCTGGGGTCCCCGCTTGTCATAG
- the ribH gene encoding 6,7-dimethyl-8-ribityllumazine synthase: MNTDISILPTGRVVVLCSQYHQNITRELLVGAKQELAKAGVPESRIDVISVPGAYELPAAASIVAKRMNVEVVICLGCVVRGETPHFDFICQTCAQGISRVAEATCKPVTFGVITANSVEQAFERAGGRVGNKGQEATRAALELYSALKHWERQQAAG; the protein is encoded by the coding sequence ATGAACACTGATATCTCAATACTGCCCACTGGGCGAGTGGTAGTTCTATGCTCCCAGTATCATCAGAACATCACGAGGGAATTGCTCGTTGGTGCAAAGCAGGAGCTTGCAAAGGCTGGCGTACCTGAATCCCGCATCGACGTGATTTCCGTTCCCGGCGCCTACGAGCTTCCTGCAGCTGCGTCCATCGTAGCAAAACGTATGAACGTTGAAGTAGTTATCTGTCTCGGTTGCGTTGTTCGCGGTGAAACACCGCATTTTGACTTCATCTGTCAAACCTGCGCTCAAGGAATATCTCGTGTTGCAGAAGCAACGTGTAAGCCCGTCACGTTTGGGGTGATCACGGCCAATTCAGTCGAGCAGGCGTTCGAACGGGCTGGTGGGCGAGTGGGAAACAAAGGACAGGAAGCGACGCGTGCGGCACTGGAACTTTACTCAGCGCTCAAACATTGGGAGAGACAGCAGGCAGCTGGTTGA
- a CDS encoding NAD(+)/NADH kinase: MSSPHLIPNLQTMKSSYSRPTSSPLVLGLMGNPAKPKFRPVVSEFVALLRERKIKFLFDADNKAWVNVGPEELASHDMLAQNTDIVLSFGGDGTLLHTATAVAPHAKPILGVNLGPGLGYLTDLTHDLLHEKLDDILNHKFEVEERMMLKANVDGDARVFRALNDFVIGQPEVSRTQAFELFIDNLPASTYRADGMIVASPTGSTAYSLSAGGPIIEPTLHAMIVTPVCPHALTMRPMVISERRTVTMRSLGPARMTADGEQVYSLEYGQAVHVSRAPITALLVNITGRDFYHVLRDKLDWGAVSGTPNH; this comes from the coding sequence TTGAGCAGTCCACATCTGATTCCGAATCTCCAGACGATGAAGAGTAGTTATTCACGTCCGACGAGTTCGCCGCTGGTGCTCGGGCTGATGGGCAATCCGGCAAAACCGAAATTCCGGCCAGTCGTCTCGGAGTTCGTGGCGTTGTTGCGCGAGCGAAAGATCAAGTTTCTCTTTGATGCAGACAACAAGGCGTGGGTGAACGTCGGACCTGAAGAACTTGCGTCGCACGACATGCTCGCGCAGAATACTGACATTGTCCTCAGTTTCGGCGGTGACGGAACCCTCCTGCACACGGCGACGGCCGTGGCACCGCACGCCAAACCGATTCTCGGAGTGAACCTCGGACCGGGCTTGGGATATTTGACTGATCTCACGCACGACCTGTTGCATGAAAAGCTCGATGATATTCTGAATCACAAATTCGAAGTCGAAGAGCGCATGATGCTTAAAGCAAACGTGGACGGCGATGCCCGGGTTTTTCGAGCTCTGAATGATTTTGTTATCGGACAGCCCGAAGTTTCACGCACACAAGCCTTCGAACTCTTCATTGATAACCTGCCCGCTTCCACGTATCGTGCCGACGGGATGATTGTTGCTTCGCCAACCGGGTCCACGGCGTATTCGCTTTCCGCAGGCGGACCGATAATTGAGCCGACGCTGCATGCGATGATTGTGACACCTGTCTGCCCACACGCTTTGACGATGCGGCCGATGGTGATATCGGAACGACGTACAGTTACGATGCGGTCATTGGGGCCTGCAAGGATGACTGCCGATGGCGAGCAGGTGTATTCACTGGAGTACGGACAGGCCGTGCATGTCAGCAGAGCTCCGATCACCGCACTGTTAGTTAATATCACTGGCCGCGACTTCTATCATGTTCTGCGGGATAAGCTCGATTGGGGCGCTGTTTCCGGAACTCCGAATCACTGA
- the xseA gene encoding exodeoxyribonuclease VII large subunit, producing MRKKPDSQSSDSTRSLSVSEVTREIKRMFRDAFEPLWIEGELSGYKQHGSGHHYFTLKDSGAQLSCAMWRMYTPGLRFVPRDGMLVQAYGQLEVYEPQGKYQLIVRELRVSGEGDLQKAFDELKRKLEREGLFDSALKRPLPVFPERVGIVTSPTGAALQDMLTVAARRWPLTKFTLKPARVQGQGAAEEIARAVREFSSEGSVEIVIVGRGGGSLEDLWCFNEEVVARAIFECKVPVVSAVGHEIDFTIADFVADLRAPTPSAAIEIILPDGRQIAQNLISLERRLARLTLDRIALLKQQVRALGSHWALRQPLDLVNAASQRLDDLVERLQDGATAIQQSAAERLQHASELLSAVSPHRILNRGYAIVRAQDGRVLRSPLQTKTGDLLAIQLAEGSLKARTTTTEPLPDPSDDR from the coding sequence TTGCGAAAAAAACCTGATTCTCAAAGTTCTGATTCCACGCGTAGCCTGTCAGTCAGCGAAGTAACGCGTGAAATCAAACGCATGTTTCGGGACGCCTTTGAGCCGCTCTGGATCGAAGGGGAGCTCTCGGGCTACAAGCAGCACGGCTCCGGACATCACTACTTTACGCTGAAGGATTCAGGCGCGCAGCTCTCGTGTGCCATGTGGCGCATGTATACGCCAGGACTGCGCTTCGTTCCGCGCGACGGGATGCTTGTGCAGGCGTACGGACAACTTGAGGTCTACGAACCTCAAGGCAAGTACCAGCTCATCGTCCGTGAACTTCGCGTGTCCGGTGAAGGAGATTTGCAGAAGGCGTTTGACGAACTCAAACGCAAGCTTGAACGTGAAGGGTTGTTTGACTCTGCCCTGAAGCGGCCGCTTCCTGTCTTCCCGGAACGCGTAGGGATTGTCACGTCTCCAACCGGTGCTGCGCTGCAGGATATGCTTACGGTCGCGGCGCGTCGCTGGCCTTTGACAAAGTTTACTCTCAAGCCTGCGCGCGTTCAAGGACAAGGTGCCGCTGAAGAGATTGCGAGAGCCGTGCGCGAGTTTTCCAGTGAAGGATCGGTCGAGATCGTTATCGTGGGTCGCGGAGGCGGATCGCTTGAAGATCTGTGGTGTTTCAACGAAGAAGTCGTTGCTCGCGCAATTTTCGAATGTAAGGTTCCAGTCGTATCTGCGGTCGGTCATGAAATCGATTTCACGATTGCTGACTTCGTGGCCGATCTGCGAGCTCCTACTCCGTCGGCAGCGATCGAGATCATCCTCCCCGACGGCCGCCAAATCGCTCAAAATCTGATCTCACTCGAACGCAGACTGGCACGATTGACACTTGACAGAATTGCCCTGCTCAAGCAGCAGGTGAGAGCGCTGGGTTCGCACTGGGCACTGCGGCAGCCGCTCGATCTGGTTAACGCGGCGAGTCAAAGGCTTGATGACTTAGTCGAACGTCTGCAGGATGGAGCAACAGCGATTCAGCAAAGCGCTGCGGAGCGGCTTCAGCACGCATCAGAACTGTTGAGCGCGGTGAGCCCACATCGAATCCTGAATCGCGGTTATGCTATCGTCCGTGCGCAGGATGGAAGAGTGCTGCGTTCACCGCTTCAGACCAAAACAGGCGACTTGCTCGCAATTCAACTTGCCGAAGGAAGTCTTAAAGCACGAACGACTACTACGGAACCTTTACCTGATCCTTCTGATGACCGCTAA